From Pseudobdellovibrio exovorus JSS, a single genomic window includes:
- a CDS encoding type II secretion system F family protein translates to MPIFEYKGITRDGKNTKGIVDSENLRAARQKLKKDGIFVVSITDKKKAASQKKSAIKIRSGSVPVKDLSLMTRQLATLIKANIPLVDALTAVSEQVENPVLSEAVADCKNMVNEGQSLHKSLAKYPQIFNNIYVSMAEAGEMSGTLDVILLRLAEFTEAQAELRQKLSSAMTYPIIMLVVITLVIFGLFTTVIPQILVLFESFPDITLPWYTQVVADISEIFVAYWYIIAGFLIISVLLFLNWKNSREGRKTWDALSLKVPLFGDIVQMVAISRFTRTLATLLAGGVPMLNAMDIVRNVVDNHQIALAVDEARGNISEGESIAGPLKKSGLFPPLVVHMVNIGEKTGELENMLTLVADAYDFQVKAKVESITSLLNPIMTLLIGAVVFIIVISIIVPMFELTSKLG, encoded by the coding sequence ATGCCTATTTTTGAATATAAAGGGATCACTCGCGACGGAAAAAACACCAAAGGGATTGTTGATTCCGAAAACTTGCGTGCGGCCAGACAAAAACTAAAAAAAGATGGCATTTTCGTTGTCTCGATTACCGATAAAAAGAAAGCGGCTTCACAAAAAAAATCCGCGATAAAAATACGCTCAGGCTCTGTTCCCGTAAAAGATCTTTCTTTGATGACACGCCAATTGGCAACATTGATCAAAGCCAATATACCTTTGGTTGATGCCTTGACCGCTGTATCTGAGCAGGTTGAAAACCCTGTTCTTTCTGAAGCTGTCGCTGACTGTAAAAATATGGTGAACGAGGGACAATCACTTCATAAGTCCCTAGCGAAGTATCCACAGATTTTTAACAACATTTACGTTTCCATGGCTGAAGCTGGTGAAATGTCAGGAACTCTTGATGTTATTTTATTAAGACTTGCTGAGTTCACAGAGGCCCAAGCAGAGCTCCGCCAAAAACTCAGCTCAGCTATGACCTATCCAATTATCATGTTGGTTGTCATCACGTTGGTTATTTTTGGTCTTTTCACAACCGTGATTCCGCAAATTTTAGTTTTGTTCGAGTCGTTTCCTGATATCACCCTGCCATGGTACACACAGGTTGTGGCTGACATCAGTGAGATCTTTGTTGCTTACTGGTATATTATCGCAGGCTTCCTGATCATCAGTGTGTTGTTATTTTTAAATTGGAAAAACTCACGGGAAGGACGTAAAACTTGGGATGCTCTTTCTTTGAAAGTCCCCCTGTTCGGAGACATCGTGCAAATGGTAGCCATTTCACGTTTTACTCGTACTCTGGCTACTCTACTGGCCGGTGGTGTCCCCATGCTCAATGCTATGGATATCGTGCGCAATGTGGTTGATAACCATCAAATTGCTTTAGCTGTGGATGAAGCACGTGGAAATATCTCAGAAGGAGAATCCATCGCTGGACCTCTTAAAAAGTCGGGGTTATTTCCCCCACTTGTTGTTCACATGGTCAATATTGGTGAAAAAACCGGTGAGCTCGAAAATATGCTAACCCTAGTTGCAGATGCCTATGACTTTCAGGTTAAAGCCAAAGTAGAATCAATCACAAGTTTATTGAATCCCATTATGACACTTCTAATCGGAGCCGTAGTTTTCATCATTGTTATCTCGATCATTGTGCCAATGTTTGAACTCACCTCAAAATTAGGTTAA
- a CDS encoding type II secretion system protein GspG: protein MTKSSTQNRRLNNKGFSLAEIMIVLVIIGGIMALILPKIVEGQDNANIRNTRIKLGEIENKLNQYQADCGGKLPSDLNFLVEDSTSCRNWTSNKASQNLMKDAWGSDFQYEALDNGYNLYSLGKNKKDGGSGPDKDIYSESSVANQEGE, encoded by the coding sequence ATGACAAAATCATCAACTCAAAATCGTCGACTTAATAATAAAGGTTTCTCGTTAGCAGAGATTATGATCGTTCTTGTAATCATCGGTGGTATTATGGCTTTGATTTTACCGAAAATCGTTGAAGGACAAGATAATGCGAATATTCGTAATACCCGCATCAAATTAGGAGAAATCGAAAATAAGCTCAATCAATATCAAGCGGATTGTGGAGGAAAACTTCCTTCTGACTTGAATTTTTTAGTTGAAGACTCAACAAGCTGCCGTAATTGGACAAGTAATAAAGCCAGTCAAAATCTTATGAAAGATGCATGGGGCTCTGACTTCCAATATGAAGCTTTGGATAATGGCTACAATCTTTATAGCTTGGGTAAGAATAAAAAAGATGGTGGTTCAGGTCCTGACAAAGATATTTACTCAGAAAGCTCAGTAGCCAACCAAGAAGGTGAATAA
- a CDS encoding type II secretion system protein: MNNQRGFSLLEIAVVLVIIGSIVALAAPRLLDRQADTRKVLRDFIIAGRDLKSRAKLGNVTYRIAVDFNEKEQTWWVEKASKPILLDKAEIERQQKDSSSGASDEAPPPPVFQADTSIFKKKQVLPDGYKFRQIESGTLDIIVTEGMGYIHFFPQGLIETSALQIEDPKANIWTVVYNPLTGKADVIPEAKTLKDLAR, from the coding sequence GTGAATAATCAAAGGGGATTTTCTCTTTTAGAGATAGCCGTTGTTCTGGTGATCATCGGCTCTATTGTCGCGCTAGCTGCTCCCCGCCTTCTTGATCGCCAAGCAGATACCAGAAAAGTCCTGCGAGATTTTATCATTGCAGGACGTGATCTCAAAAGCCGCGCCAAACTAGGCAACGTCACTTATCGCATTGCCGTCGACTTCAATGAAAAAGAACAGACATGGTGGGTTGAAAAGGCTTCCAAGCCAATCTTGTTAGATAAGGCCGAAATTGAACGCCAACAAAAGGACTCTTCATCAGGAGCCTCAGACGAAGCACCACCTCCACCTGTATTTCAAGCTGACACCAGTATATTTAAGAAAAAACAAGTTCTGCCGGATGGCTACAAATTCAGACAGATTGAAAGTGGCACTTTAGATATCATCGTGACCGAAGGCATGGGATATATTCACTTCTTTCCTCAGGGTTTAATCGAAACCAGTGCTCTGCAAATTGAAGATCCTAAAGCAAATATTTGGACCGTGGTTTACAATCCTCTCACAGGCAAAGCAGATGTTATTCCTGAGGCAAAAACCCTAAAAGATCTCGCCAGATAA
- a CDS encoding type II secretion system protein produces the protein MRLQQCSSSKKTRGFTLIEVVLAMAVMASGLFILVNSWSGTYSRLVKTQAQVQLAALLERKVAEIEREYKNKSLESIPEEKEDNFGSDLAQYSWKLKSRKLEVPDLSAALAAQDGEVNSSMIEIMKTFTDHLSKSVKEVNISVTYNEGRKPLTADVTIYMVDYDRPLPIPGAGATQ, from the coding sequence GTGAGACTTCAACAGTGTTCCTCTTCAAAAAAAACTCGCGGCTTCACCTTAATAGAAGTCGTGCTGGCTATGGCCGTCATGGCTTCGGGTTTATTTATTTTGGTAAATTCTTGGAGCGGAACTTACAGTCGGCTTGTAAAAACACAAGCGCAGGTGCAGCTAGCGGCTCTTTTGGAAAGAAAAGTGGCCGAGATCGAACGAGAATATAAAAACAAATCTCTTGAATCTATCCCCGAGGAAAAAGAAGACAACTTTGGAAGTGACTTAGCCCAGTACTCTTGGAAACTTAAATCTAGAAAACTGGAAGTCCCCGACTTATCTGCTGCTTTAGCAGCACAGGACGGAGAAGTTAATTCTTCTATGATCGAGATCATGAAAACGTTTACTGATCACTTATCCAAATCCGTTAAAGAAGTGAATATCAGTGTGACGTATAACGAAGGACGCAAGCCGCTGACTGCCGATGTCACGATCTATATGGTTGATTACGATCGCCCGCTGCCAATTCCAGGCGCTGGAGCAACCCAATGA
- a CDS encoding type II secretion system protein GspJ, whose product MKPSVQLRSQSGFTLLEVILAVTILASLSILTTQAISRALKSRTKIQAEVDDVSALRDAIRMIRTDINMAFHHRDFEKEINDLANKPATTQRQNPAAPGVPPTPPAGQQATNQPQRQTKREDPTTQFVGADTQLDFVTMNTGRLSSSTLQADFIEVGYSVKNCNNLSTGTSSPCLYRRTQNILDDDVKTGGNDMVMLENVTEFKMRYIGEGKQDWVSTWSSAPNSPDAGTRGKFPDAVEVSLSIEREIDKKQRTFSMQLVIPLHFPNNPPARTGTSANTGNSSGNMLPDTGDGFEQ is encoded by the coding sequence ATGAAGCCATCTGTTCAGTTGCGCTCGCAAAGTGGTTTTACCTTACTTGAGGTTATCTTAGCCGTTACAATTTTAGCTTCCTTAAGTATCCTCACAACTCAGGCTATTAGCCGCGCTCTTAAATCACGAACAAAAATTCAAGCTGAGGTTGATGATGTCTCAGCCCTCAGAGATGCTATCCGTATGATTCGCACCGATATCAATATGGCCTTTCATCATCGTGATTTTGAAAAAGAAATTAATGATCTAGCGAATAAACCCGCAACAACACAGCGGCAAAATCCCGCAGCCCCCGGTGTTCCACCAACGCCACCCGCAGGTCAGCAAGCTACGAATCAGCCCCAGCGACAAACAAAACGAGAAGATCCCACAACTCAATTCGTAGGAGCCGATACGCAATTAGATTTTGTCACTATGAATACAGGTCGATTGTCATCCAGCACATTACAGGCAGACTTTATCGAAGTGGGTTACTCTGTTAAGAATTGCAACAATCTGAGTACCGGAACATCCAGCCCTTGCCTCTACCGCCGCACACAAAATATTTTGGACGACGATGTTAAAACAGGTGGAAACGATATGGTCATGCTTGAAAATGTGACTGAATTTAAAATGCGTTACATCGGCGAAGGAAAGCAGGATTGGGTCAGCACATGGAGTTCAGCACCAAACAGCCCTGACGCTGGTACTCGCGGTAAGTTTCCCGACGCTGTGGAAGTTTCTTTGTCTATAGAACGCGAAATAGATAAAAAACAAAGAACTTTTTCTATGCAACTGGTGATTCCACTGCACTTCCCCAATAATCCTCCGGCCCGCACGGGAACATCGGCCAACACAGGAAACTCTTCAGGAAATATGCTTCCAGATACAGGAGATGGTTTTGAACAATAA
- a CDS encoding general secretion pathway protein GspK, with translation MNNNLSTFKKRLVYNPLRGTRRRSGIALIMAMTALMFLVYIASEVTRDSAVEYIVNSQELNRIKSYYAARNGMQIALLRIKIFQQASSLQLPAGFSSQLDQIWQFPFAWPLPIPPELNTVDKGTMEQLAADSLLNDVSYTHTIEDEGSKIDLNDLTSPSKKLRDMTKQQLLNVFEQKMTNDNDFRREYQSTRFDDLVNNIVDWTSDSATSASGRSDKRAEFTSLGANYPPNRGFRTIAELRLVPGMTETFYNLLEPRVTIYGMKAINPNTASYDVLLSLDAGMTDEAIKEAVERRTNADLGGPFTGEGDACRTSFREFVESRGARLSQEFNQIPMVCDKVFNFRIKSTGIYGSGKFALQNTITAVVMDINQAAQQIKTSVTKEKEESGEAAPPPSGDSASTGPSSAGAKQEPLPKGPPRVVYWTEN, from the coding sequence TTGAACAATAACCTCTCTACCTTCAAGAAGCGACTTGTATACAATCCTTTACGCGGCACTCGTCGCAGAAGTGGTATTGCTCTTATTATGGCGATGACGGCCCTGATGTTTCTTGTCTACATTGCCTCCGAAGTAACGCGAGATTCGGCTGTTGAATATATTGTGAACTCACAAGAACTAAATCGCATCAAGTCTTACTATGCCGCTCGCAATGGAATGCAGATTGCGCTTCTGAGAATCAAAATTTTTCAACAAGCCAGCTCTTTACAATTACCAGCTGGTTTTTCGAGCCAATTAGATCAAATTTGGCAGTTCCCGTTTGCATGGCCACTGCCCATCCCGCCCGAACTCAATACAGTGGATAAAGGCACTATGGAGCAATTGGCTGCGGACTCTTTACTAAATGATGTCAGCTACACTCATACCATCGAAGATGAGGGATCAAAAATAGATTTGAATGATCTGACGTCGCCATCAAAGAAGTTACGAGACATGACGAAACAACAGTTACTCAATGTCTTTGAACAAAAGATGACCAACGACAATGATTTTAGACGCGAATACCAAAGCACTCGCTTCGATGATTTAGTAAATAATATCGTAGATTGGACAAGTGATTCAGCCACCAGCGCTTCTGGTCGCAGTGATAAACGCGCAGAGTTTACCTCATTGGGTGCCAACTATCCTCCGAACCGAGGGTTCCGCACTATTGCTGAACTTCGCCTTGTTCCCGGTATGACCGAAACTTTTTATAATCTGCTAGAACCTCGAGTTACGATCTATGGAATGAAAGCTATCAACCCCAATACAGCCAGCTATGATGTCTTACTTTCACTCGATGCGGGCATGACAGATGAGGCGATCAAAGAGGCTGTTGAACGCAGAACTAATGCCGATCTTGGCGGCCCCTTCACTGGTGAAGGTGATGCCTGCCGTACTAGTTTCCGTGAGTTTGTAGAGAGCCGTGGCGCTCGTCTATCGCAGGAATTCAACCAGATTCCAATGGTATGCGATAAAGTCTTCAACTTTCGCATCAAATCTACTGGAATCTATGGCTCTGGAAAGTTCGCATTACAAAATACGATTACCGCCGTTGTCATGGACATCAATCAGGCCGCTCAGCAGATCAAAACTTCTGTAACCAAAGAAAAAGAAGAGTCCGGAGAAGCCGCTCCACCGCCATCTGGCGATAGCGCCTCAACTGGACCTTCGTCTGCAGGGGCGAAGCAAGAACCACTTCCCAAAGGGCCTCCGCGTGTCGTATACTGGACAGAGAACTAG
- the pilM gene encoding pilus assembly protein PilM: MRSIGLDIGEYSVKIVELIQNKKTVSIHQIQEKQLSQNVSPSDKELEVIEFVRSFIASGDYSQARWVMAVRQDQVTTRYKSFPFSDRLKIQKSLSFEMEEEIPFDTDSCVFDSKVIHTMGPTSDILATAIPKTHVEKLISLAANFGIELHAITVEGIAFANLVEDWQNPPPANAQNLTLDETHAPKKRLQVVLNIGHKRTLFTAYENNRLIFTRSLWWGAEQLVQDIIRKQSISYVEALHVLHTQAAILLNTENASYEQSEISSVLTLSLRDLTRDVQMTLIELQSEFNADITALHFTGGTSMMPNLGGFLTQHLEVACNPIQLLQPYSSSIHSASSPQQFQQIEARFTTAVAIALEAFKKPRNPATNLLKGEFAKQNDKMKALWQEWGTVAQVALAFLIVLFTWTTLRDNFSVALNDKGEEAVRSQARTVAKLPNRQANEAGVKRYIRENKKKATDLKLVAQVAQVNSALDILKRVSESAPQRNQVNVDIMTFQVKDDFVQLTGYANSPREISLLSDSLKSLSVDGVVSSQTANLTPVANRTAFNLSFKADRGLNK, translated from the coding sequence ATGAGATCAATTGGTCTTGATATCGGCGAGTATTCAGTCAAAATTGTTGAGCTGATCCAAAACAAAAAGACCGTCTCTATCCATCAAATCCAAGAAAAACAACTGAGCCAAAATGTCAGCCCTTCAGATAAAGAATTAGAAGTTATTGAATTCGTACGCAGCTTTATCGCCAGTGGTGATTATTCACAAGCACGTTGGGTCATGGCTGTACGCCAAGATCAAGTTACCACTCGTTACAAATCGTTTCCCTTTTCAGATCGTTTAAAAATTCAAAAAAGTCTTTCATTTGAAATGGAAGAAGAAATTCCTTTCGATACGGACTCGTGTGTTTTTGACTCTAAAGTCATCCACACGATGGGTCCCACTTCCGATATTTTGGCGACAGCTATCCCTAAAACCCATGTTGAAAAATTAATCTCATTAGCTGCAAACTTTGGAATAGAGCTACATGCGATCACAGTTGAAGGCATCGCTTTTGCGAATTTAGTTGAAGACTGGCAGAATCCACCACCTGCAAACGCACAAAATCTAACTTTAGATGAAACACACGCTCCAAAAAAACGCCTGCAAGTGGTTCTTAACATTGGTCACAAAAGAACGCTTTTTACAGCCTACGAAAATAATCGTCTGATCTTTACTCGTAGCCTTTGGTGGGGTGCTGAGCAATTAGTCCAAGATATTATCCGCAAACAAAGTATCTCTTATGTTGAAGCTTTACATGTTCTGCACACACAAGCGGCTATTTTACTCAACACCGAAAATGCCAGTTATGAACAGTCTGAAATTTCAAGCGTTCTAACACTGAGTCTACGGGATTTAACTCGTGATGTGCAGATGACTTTGATTGAGCTACAAAGTGAGTTTAACGCCGACATCACGGCACTCCACTTCACTGGCGGAACCAGCATGATGCCGAACTTGGGTGGGTTCCTCACGCAGCATCTTGAAGTCGCGTGCAACCCTATTCAGTTACTGCAACCTTACAGCAGCAGTATCCACTCGGCATCTTCACCTCAACAGTTTCAGCAAATCGAAGCGCGCTTTACCACAGCCGTTGCCATCGCACTAGAAGCTTTCAAAAAGCCTCGCAATCCTGCAACAAACTTACTTAAGGGTGAGTTTGCAAAACAAAATGATAAAATGAAAGCGTTGTGGCAAGAGTGGGGAACTGTCGCTCAAGTTGCCTTAGCTTTTTTAATTGTTCTTTTCACGTGGACGACTTTACGCGATAACTTTTCTGTCGCTTTAAATGATAAAGGCGAAGAGGCCGTTAGATCTCAAGCGCGAACAGTGGCTAAGCTTCCCAATCGCCAAGCCAACGAAGCTGGCGTTAAACGTTACATTCGTGAAAATAAAAAGAAAGCTACCGATTTGAAACTTGTAGCTCAGGTGGCTCAAGTTAACTCGGCCCTTGATATTTTAAAGCGTGTTAGTGAAAGTGCGCCTCAAAGAAATCAAGTCAATGTGGACATCATGACCTTTCAAGTAAAAGATGATTTTGTTCAACTGACTGGCTACGCCAATTCACCGCGTGAAATTTCTTTATTGAGTGATAGTTTAAAATCTTTATCTGTAGATGGAGTCGTCAGTAGCCAAACTGCTAACCTGACTCCGGTTGCAAACCGCACTGCTTTCAACCTGTCTTTTAAAGCTGATCGAGGATTGAATAAATGA
- the gspN gene encoding type II secretion system protein GspN: MMNSIVIFFRFLFSHKWKILFTLSLTIVFLVVLFPLSDLNDLVSSQVSKQTQNQVFLQFDKMSLNPVPVSLSLENVYVETRQLSALTSDEVQVQPSIAALLARKPGGTLTAKGFLKGNVEVSLKPANSNGGAEKSEIHLSAQNINLKDAREVANISLPIKGQLNIESHAIADLTMGEQPEMDLNLLISKFELPTTSVSLQDFGQLSLPELKLARIELKGRLANGKFQIESGKLGTAQDEFYGDVTGSLNLSFQNMQGQIVPVIGAYDLSLDLKAAQSFQDKARFFLSFLDGYKVQSGSTAAYKFKVQAAAMGMPPQFIPLK; encoded by the coding sequence ATGATGAATTCAATCGTCATTTTTTTTAGATTTTTATTCTCTCATAAATGGAAGATTCTATTTACCCTGAGCTTAACCATTGTATTTCTTGTCGTCCTATTTCCTTTAAGTGATTTAAATGATCTTGTGTCGTCTCAGGTATCCAAACAAACACAGAATCAAGTTTTCTTACAGTTTGATAAAATGTCTTTAAATCCTGTTCCGGTTTCATTATCTTTAGAAAATGTCTATGTTGAAACTCGCCAGCTTTCAGCACTCACAAGTGATGAGGTGCAAGTTCAGCCCTCTATCGCGGCCCTGCTCGCACGAAAACCCGGTGGCACTTTAACAGCTAAGGGATTCCTTAAAGGAAATGTTGAAGTCTCGTTAAAACCTGCCAATTCAAATGGTGGAGCAGAAAAATCTGAAATCCATTTATCAGCACAAAATATCAATTTAAAAGATGCCCGCGAAGTGGCGAATATCAGTCTGCCGATCAAAGGACAGTTGAATATCGAATCCCATGCCATTGCCGATTTGACCATGGGCGAACAGCCTGAAATGGATCTGAATTTGCTAATCTCTAAATTTGAGTTACCAACAACAAGTGTATCTTTGCAGGACTTCGGACAACTCAGTCTTCCTGAACTTAAATTGGCACGTATTGAACTCAAAGGCCGCCTAGCCAATGGAAAATTCCAGATTGAGTCTGGAAAATTAGGGACAGCTCAAGATGAGTTTTACGGAGACGTCACAGGAAGTTTAAATCTTAGTTTTCAAAACATGCAGGGACAAATTGTGCCGGTTATTGGGGCCTACGATCTGTCTTTAGATCTTAAAGCCGCCCAAAGCTTTCAAGACAAAGCTCGCTTTTTTCTGAGCTTTTTAGATGGGTACAAAGTTCAATCTGGAAGTACGGCCGCTTATAAATTCAAGGTCCAAGCTGCTGCTATGGGAATGCCTCCCCAGTTTATTCCCCTGAAATAA
- a CDS encoding single-stranded DNA-binding protein, protein MSGVNKVIIIGRLGQDPEMKAVGQGATVTRLNVATSENWTGKDGQKQERTEWHRIVVWGKLAEICGKYLAKGRQVYVEGRLQTRSWEDNGQKKYTTEIVANTVQFLGSAGAESSANNSAQSSGGDFNFADFGPEPSFNQNEDIPF, encoded by the coding sequence ATGTCTGGAGTTAACAAAGTTATTATTATTGGTCGTTTAGGTCAGGATCCTGAAATGAAGGCTGTCGGCCAAGGAGCTACTGTTACACGTTTAAATGTAGCAACAAGCGAAAATTGGACTGGAAAAGATGGTCAAAAACAAGAGCGTACAGAATGGCACCGCATTGTTGTATGGGGTAAATTAGCTGAAATCTGCGGTAAATACTTAGCAAAAGGTCGCCAAGTTTACGTAGAAGGTCGCTTACAAACTCGTTCTTGGGAAGACAATGGTCAAAAGAAATACACAACTGAAATCGTAGCGAACACAGTTCAGTTCTTAGGTTCTGCAGGAGCTGAATCATCAGCAAATAACTCTGCACAATCTTCTGGTGGAGACTTCAACTTTGCTGATTTCGGACCAGAACCTTCATTCAACCAAAACGAAGATATTCCATTCTAA
- a CDS encoding RelA/SpoT family protein: MSEILNDDRLPQKPIKNVAELCEKVKSYHPTAPVHIIEKAYEFSEKAHEGQLRRSGEPYISHPLNVAGILADLKLDIDTIVTGLLHDTVEDTEVTLEDIKREFGDTVASLVDGVTKIGQMNFRNSFEKQGENIRKMIIAMGKDVRVVLVKLCDRLHNIRTLNHMPYEKQERIAQETLEIYCPLAGRIGISALKIELEDLCFRYSRPDKYYELVQTIKKTEHETQRYIEEVKKSVTDSLAKSTIKNFKIYGRSKHLWSIYRKMTARNLTYDQIYDVLAFRIIVNTVVECYEALGYIHSIWKPIPGRFKDFIAMPKSNNYQSLHTTVIGPGGDRIEIQIRTEEMHLIAEKGIAAHWNYKERGNLNQEELNKANWLRDLVALNQSGDAPDEFLDTIKTGLAEKDIYVFTPKGDVIELPDQATPVDLAYAIHTNLGGMCTGARVNGRMVPLKHHLENGDRVEILTSKTQTPSKDWLKFVVTTKAKSRIRQFVKEEQRRNAIVMGKDIVEKEFRKFGMAAAKYLKGPEFDKYMKESGIVDLEELYARVGYGKFEPNLLVKNLSPEAIQKEAEKTPDSTIMERLVKSAKAKMRRTNSIIAVDGMDDVLVHFAKCCSPIPGDPITGFISRGKGIIVHRSSCKKVFENDQIRRVDVEWTSKSAQDGQERQVKLEVISQDIQGLLKLMTESFASQGINIDSAQIRTTRDKKAVCLFEISVKDVAQLSNAVLSLQKIKGVINVQRISG, from the coding sequence ATGTCAGAGATTCTCAACGACGATAGACTGCCACAAAAACCCATTAAAAACGTGGCCGAACTCTGCGAAAAAGTTAAGTCATACCATCCCACAGCTCCTGTACACATTATTGAAAAAGCCTATGAGTTTTCTGAGAAAGCCCATGAAGGACAATTACGTCGTTCAGGCGAGCCCTATATCTCGCACCCATTAAATGTGGCTGGTATCTTAGCTGATTTAAAATTGGATATCGATACAATCGTAACCGGACTTCTGCATGACACTGTAGAAGACACAGAAGTGACTTTAGAGGATATCAAAAGAGAATTTGGTGACACGGTGGCCTCCTTAGTGGATGGGGTCACTAAAATTGGTCAAATGAACTTCAGGAACAGCTTTGAAAAACAAGGCGAAAACATTCGTAAGATGATCATTGCCATGGGTAAAGATGTTCGTGTGGTGTTAGTGAAGCTATGTGATCGTCTTCATAATATTCGTACGCTGAATCATATGCCCTATGAAAAACAAGAGCGTATCGCGCAAGAGACTCTTGAAATCTACTGTCCTCTTGCGGGTCGTATCGGTATCAGTGCTTTAAAGATCGAACTTGAAGACCTGTGTTTCCGTTATTCGCGACCAGATAAGTATTATGAATTAGTTCAAACGATTAAAAAGACCGAACACGAAACACAGCGCTATATCGAAGAAGTTAAAAAAAGTGTTACGGATTCTTTAGCTAAAAGTACGATTAAGAATTTTAAAATCTATGGTCGTTCAAAGCATTTATGGTCCATTTATCGTAAGATGACGGCTCGTAATTTGACCTATGATCAGATCTACGATGTCTTGGCTTTCCGTATTATCGTCAACACTGTCGTTGAGTGTTACGAAGCCCTTGGCTACATCCACTCGATTTGGAAGCCGATCCCAGGTCGCTTTAAAGACTTCATCGCGATGCCAAAGTCGAATAACTATCAGTCACTGCATACGACAGTTATTGGGCCGGGTGGGGATCGTATCGAGATTCAAATCAGAACTGAAGAAATGCATTTGATCGCTGAAAAAGGGATTGCGGCGCACTGGAATTATAAAGAGCGTGGCAACCTTAATCAGGAAGAGCTGAACAAAGCTAATTGGTTAAGAGACTTAGTGGCTCTGAATCAATCAGGTGATGCACCAGATGAGTTTTTGGATACTATCAAAACAGGTTTGGCTGAAAAAGATATTTATGTCTTTACCCCTAAAGGGGATGTGATCGAACTTCCAGATCAAGCGACACCTGTGGACTTAGCTTACGCTATTCATACTAATTTAGGTGGCATGTGTACCGGAGCGCGGGTGAATGGACGTATGGTTCCATTGAAACATCATTTAGAAAATGGTGACCGCGTTGAAATTCTAACATCTAAAACGCAAACACCATCGAAAGATTGGTTGAAATTTGTTGTTACGACTAAAGCAAAATCACGCATCCGTCAGTTTGTTAAAGAAGAGCAAAGACGTAATGCGATTGTGATGGGTAAAGATATAGTCGAAAAAGAATTCCGAAAATTTGGAATGGCAGCAGCAAAATATCTAAAAGGCCCTGAGTTTGACAAATACATGAAAGAAAGTGGAATTGTCGATCTTGAAGAGCTGTATGCCCGTGTCGGTTACGGAAAGTTCGAACCGAATTTACTTGTTAAAAATCTAAGCCCTGAAGCTATTCAAAAAGAGGCCGAGAAAACTCCTGATTCGACCATCATGGAAAGATTGGTGAAGTCGGCTAAAGCTAAAATGCGTCGTACAAATTCCATTATCGCAGTTGATGGTATGGATGATGTTCTGGTGCATTTTGCTAAGTGTTGTAGTCCAATTCCGGGGGACCCGATTACAGGATTTATCAGTCGTGGTAAAGGGATTATCGTTCATCGCTCGAGCTGTAAAAAAGTATTCGAAAATGATCAGATCAGACGGGTCGATGTCGAGTGGACGTCGAAATCAGCGCAAGATGGACAGGAACGTCAGGTAAAATTGGAAGTGATCTCTCAGGATATTCAAGGTCTTCTGAAGCTGATGACCGAGTCTTTTGCTTCTCAGGGGATCAATATCGATTCAGCTCAAATTCGCACGACACGTGATAAAAAAGCGGTCTGTCTGTTCGAGATTTCTGTTAAAGACGTCGCTCAGTTATCGAATGCCGTTTTATCCCTACAAAAAATCAAAGGCGTGATCAACGTTCAACGTATCAGCGGTTAA
- the rpoZ gene encoding DNA-directed RNA polymerase subunit omega, whose translation MARVTVEDCMDKVPNRFALVLLVAKRAKQLLKGSDCTVATKNNKYIVNSLREVAIGNVGFESKIDPQTAQTEMLKDLNK comes from the coding sequence ATGGCTCGTGTAACGGTTGAAGATTGTATGGATAAGGTTCCGAACCGTTTTGCTTTGGTTTTGTTGGTAGCGAAAAGAGCTAAACAACTTCTAAAGGGTAGCGACTGCACTGTTGCCACTAAAAACAATAAATACATTGTAAATTCATTACGTGAAGTGGCGATCGGCAATGTGGGTTTTGAATCTAAGATCGATCCACAAACGGCGCAAACTGAGATGCTTAAGGATCTTAATAAGTAG